One Sagittula stellata E-37 genomic window carries:
- the mraZ gene encoding division/cell wall cluster transcriptional repressor MraZ, with amino-acid sequence MGRRLRFRGESRHKVDTKGRVSIPASFRRVLEQGDPDWTEGLNPNFVIVYGDHRRKYLECFTIQEMEAVEDKISSKPRGSQERKLLERLYSTQSMTTSVDETGRIVLPAKLRAKIGISDEAYFASNVDTFQIWQPATYEAEELAQTEEYLDDLPDDFDPAQLLDGAGL; translated from the coding sequence GTGGGCCGCAGGCTGAGGTTCAGAGGCGAAAGTCGACACAAGGTCGATACGAAGGGGCGGGTCTCGATCCCGGCCTCTTTTCGCCGTGTCCTCGAGCAAGGCGACCCCGACTGGACCGAGGGCCTGAATCCGAACTTCGTGATCGTGTACGGCGACCACCGCCGCAAGTACCTTGAATGCTTCACCATTCAGGAGATGGAAGCGGTCGAGGACAAGATCTCGTCCAAGCCGCGCGGATCGCAGGAACGCAAGCTGCTGGAGCGGCTCTATTCCACCCAGTCCATGACGACCAGCGTCGACGAGACCGGGCGCATCGTGCTGCCCGCAAAGCTGCGCGCCAAGATCGGCATCAGCGACGAGGCCTACTTTGCCTCCAACGTCGATACCTTCCAGATCTGGCAGCCCGCCACTTACGAGGCGGAGGAACTGGCGCAGACCGAGGAGTATCTCGACGACCTGCCCGACGACTTCGATCCGGCGCAATTGCTGGATGGGGCGGGGCTGTAA
- the rsmH gene encoding 16S rRNA (cytosine(1402)-N(4))-methyltransferase RsmH translates to MAAADRIQGEAPHVPVLLAPLLREVAPVRGVWIDGTFGAGGYARGLVEAGAERVIGIDRDPLAHEMAAAWLDDWPAISLVRENFCNMDKVADSADGVVLDLGVSSMQLDLAERGFSFMRDGPLDMRMGQAGPTAADLVNDLSESELADVLYVYGEERQSRRIARRIVEHRPFLTTLELAGLIERTIGRTKPGQAHAATRSFQALRIAVNGEYEALWQGLMAAERVLKPGGMLAVVTFHSVEDRMVKRFLQLHGDRKRHVNRYATETPEAEAPFEIVTRKAVGPDKDELTANPRARSAKLRVARRTDLPAEAVAADEIAMPMLKATTKGKN, encoded by the coding sequence ATGGCAGCCGCGGATCGCATCCAGGGGGAGGCACCGCACGTTCCCGTCCTGCTGGCACCGCTGTTGCGAGAGGTCGCGCCGGTCCGCGGCGTCTGGATCGACGGGACCTTCGGCGCGGGCGGCTATGCACGCGGATTGGTGGAGGCCGGGGCGGAGCGCGTCATCGGCATAGACCGCGATCCGCTGGCGCACGAAATGGCGGCGGCGTGGCTGGACGACTGGCCGGCAATCTCCCTTGTTCGGGAAAATTTCTGCAATATGGACAAGGTCGCCGACAGTGCCGATGGTGTGGTGCTGGATCTTGGCGTGTCGTCCATGCAGCTCGATCTGGCCGAGCGCGGATTTTCGTTCATGCGGGACGGGCCGCTCGACATGCGGATGGGGCAGGCGGGGCCGACGGCGGCCGATCTTGTAAATGACTTGTCTGAGAGCGAACTGGCGGACGTTCTTTATGTATACGGTGAAGAGCGGCAGTCGCGCCGGATCGCCCGCCGGATCGTGGAGCATCGCCCGTTTTTGACGACGCTGGAACTGGCCGGGCTGATCGAGCGGACGATCGGACGCACCAAGCCGGGTCAGGCCCATGCGGCCACCCGCAGTTTCCAAGCGCTCCGGATCGCGGTGAACGGTGAATACGAAGCGCTCTGGCAGGGGCTGATGGCGGCGGAACGGGTGCTGAAGCCCGGCGGCATGCTGGCGGTGGTCACCTTCCATTCGGTCGAAGACCGGATGGTGAAGCGTTTCCTGCAGTTGCATGGCGACAGGAAACGCCACGTCAACCGGTATGCCACCGAGACGCCCGAGGCCGAGGCGCCGTTCGAGATCGTCACGCGCAAGGCCGTCGGACCGGACAAGGACGAGCTGACCGCGAACCCGCGCGCACGGTCAGCCAAGCTTCGCGTGGCGCGCCGCACCGACCTGCCCGCCGAGGCGGTCGCCGCGGACGAGATTGCCATGCCCATGCTCAAAGCGACTACAAAGGGGAAAAACTGA
- the ftsL gene encoding cell division protein FtsL: protein MRTLLFILSALAVIGSGYWAYRENYQTQDELDHVAGLRREIGAARERLSILRAEWAYLNRPDRLRDLAEMNFDKLQLLSLRPDQFGLIVQVAYPLPPELTLDGVEEVTTRGATNP from the coding sequence ATGCGCACGCTGTTGTTCATCCTTTCGGCGCTGGCGGTGATCGGCTCGGGCTACTGGGCCTACCGCGAGAACTACCAGACGCAGGACGAGCTGGACCACGTCGCCGGACTGCGCCGCGAAATCGGCGCGGCGCGCGAACGGCTGTCGATCCTGAGGGCGGAGTGGGCCTATCTCAACCGCCCCGACCGTTTGCGCGACCTGGCCGAGATGAACTTCGACAAGCTGCAGCTTCTGTCCCTGCGTCCCGACCAGTTCGGGCTGATCGTGCAGGTGGCCTATCCGCTGCCGCCGGAGCTGACCCTGGACGGGGTCGAGGAAGTCACCACGAGGGGAGCGACCAACCCATGA
- a CDS encoding peptidoglycan D,D-transpeptidase FtsI family protein, which yields MTRVPLRPLARILEARRKGENPDAIEKENRRIRHEAMRDRMRLRAEGRLLVLAMMFFCAYGVIGARMGMLSASEPEEPRAQTSGASIIASRADIVDRHGRILATNMSTHSLYAHPNQMIDPERAALRLAEIFPDLDGEKLAKRFMDPKRKFLWVKKKLSPEQMQAVHDIGEPGLLFGPREMRLYPNGALASHVLGGASFGAEGVHSAEVIGTAGIEKFFDKDLRDPAREGVPLTLSIDLTVQAAAEEVLNAGMKLMNARGAASVLLDVHTGEVLAIVSLPDFDPNDRPRPPTEGSPSDSPLFNRAVQGVYELGSTFKIFAAAQAMQLGLVNSSTVIDTSPPFKVGGHRIGEFQNHNYGKLSVEKIIVKSSNRGTGKLALAIGPTRQQDFLKALGLFDATPLEIVEASGGKPLWPSRWTDLSAVTISYGHGISTTPLHLAAGYAAIANGGHIVKPTLLKQSGPRYQDVILREDVAHDALHMLRQVVASEDGTASFAEVPGYHVGGKTGTADKPKERGGGYYKDKVIATFASIFPANDPKYVLVVTLDEPVETSGAKPRRTAGWTAVPVAAEMIGRIAPLLGLRPDYETGQLDMSMNASD from the coding sequence ATGACACGCGTGCCGTTGCGCCCGTTGGCGCGCATTCTCGAAGCCCGTCGCAAGGGCGAGAACCCGGACGCCATCGAGAAGGAAAACCGCCGCATCCGCCACGAGGCGATGCGCGACAGGATGCGCCTGCGCGCCGAGGGCCGGCTGCTGGTGCTGGCGATGATGTTCTTCTGTGCCTACGGGGTGATCGGGGCGCGCATGGGCATGTTGTCGGCCTCCGAACCCGAAGAGCCGCGGGCCCAGACCTCGGGCGCCTCGATCATCGCCAGCCGCGCCGACATCGTGGACCGCCACGGGCGTATCCTTGCGACCAACATGTCGACGCATTCGCTTTATGCGCACCCCAACCAGATGATCGACCCGGAGCGCGCGGCATTGCGGTTGGCCGAGATCTTCCCGGATCTCGACGGCGAGAAGCTGGCCAAGCGGTTCATGGACCCCAAGCGCAAGTTCCTGTGGGTGAAGAAGAAACTGAGCCCCGAGCAGATGCAGGCCGTGCATGACATCGGTGAGCCGGGGCTGCTGTTCGGTCCGCGCGAGATGCGGCTTTATCCCAACGGCGCACTGGCATCGCACGTTCTGGGCGGTGCCTCCTTCGGGGCAGAGGGTGTGCATTCCGCAGAGGTGATCGGCACCGCGGGGATCGAGAAGTTCTTTGACAAGGACCTGCGCGATCCCGCCCGCGAGGGTGTGCCGCTGACCCTGTCCATCGACCTGACGGTTCAGGCGGCGGCAGAGGAAGTGCTGAACGCGGGTATGAAACTGATGAACGCCAGGGGCGCGGCCTCTGTCCTTCTGGATGTGCACACCGGAGAGGTGCTGGCCATCGTGTCGCTGCCGGATTTCGACCCGAACGACCGTCCGCGCCCGCCGACCGAAGGCAGCCCGTCCGACTCGCCGCTGTTCAACCGTGCGGTACAGGGCGTGTACGAGCTGGGCTCGACCTTCAAGATCTTCGCCGCCGCGCAGGCCATGCAGCTTGGGCTGGTCAATTCGAGCACGGTGATCGACACCTCGCCGCCCTTCAAGGTCGGGGGCCACCGGATCGGCGAGTTCCAGAACCACAACTACGGCAAGCTGTCGGTCGAGAAGATCATCGTGAAGTCCTCGAACCGGGGCACGGGCAAGCTGGCGCTGGCCATCGGCCCGACCCGCCAGCAGGACTTCCTGAAGGCTTTGGGCCTGTTCGACGCGACGCCGCTGGAGATCGTCGAGGCCTCCGGGGGCAAGCCGCTCTGGCCGTCGCGCTGGACCGATCTTTCGGCGGTGACGATTTCTTACGGGCACGGGATTTCCACGACACCGCTGCACCTTGCGGCCGGATACGCGGCCATCGCCAACGGCGGTCACATCGTGAAACCGACGCTGCTGAAGCAGTCCGGCCCGCGTTACCAGGATGTGATCCTGCGCGAGGATGTGGCCCATGATGCGCTGCACATGCTGCGGCAGGTTGTGGCCAGCGAGGACGGCACGGCCTCCTTCGCGGAGGTGCCCGGCTACCACGTGGGCGGCAAGACCGGCACGGCGGACAAACCGAAGGAGCGCGGGGGCGGTTACTACAAGGACAAGGTCATCGCGACCTTCGCCTCGATCTTCCCGGCAAACGATCCGAAATACGTGCTGGTGGTGACGCTGGACGAACCGGTGGAGACCTCGGGCGCCAAGCCGCGCCGCACCGCGGGCTGGACGGCAGTGCCGGTCGCGGCCGAGATGATCGGCAGGATCGCGCCGCTGTTGGGCTTGCGTCCGGACTATGAAACGGGGCAATTGGACATGAGCATGAATGCCTCGGACTAG